The following are encoded together in the Neomonachus schauinslandi chromosome X, ASM220157v2, whole genome shotgun sequence genome:
- the LOC110573270 gene encoding ferritin light chain-like, whose amino-acid sequence MSAQIRQDYSAKVEAALQHLVNLHLPASYTYRALRFYFEGNDAALKGMGHFFEELSEEKYEGAQRFLKMQNQWSGCPLLQDEQNLSEDKWLSSVDAMEAAMALEKNLNQALLDLHALGSANTDPRLCDFLESHFLEEMKLIKKMGDLLTNLRRLASPQAALSEYLFERLTLKPD is encoded by the coding sequence ATGAGTGCCCAGATCCGCCAGGATTATTCCGCCAAGGTGGAGGCTGCTCTCCAGCACCTGGTAAACCTGCATCTGCCGGCCTCCTATACCTACCGCGCTCTGCGCTTTTATTTTGAAGGTAACGATGCAGCTCTGAAGGGCATGGGCCACTTCTTCGAAGAGTTGTCTGAGGAGAAGTATGAAGGTGCCCAGCGCTTCTTGAAGATGCAAAACCAGTGGAGTGGCTGCCCTCTCCTCCAGGATGAGCAGAATCTGTCCGAAGATAAGTGGCTTAGCAGCGTGGATGCTATGGAAGCCGCGATGGCCTTGGAGAAGAACCTGAACCAGGCCCTTCTGGATCTGCATGCTCTGGGTTCTGCCAACACAGATCCTCGTCTCTGTGACTTTCTGGAGAGCCATTTCCTGGAAGAGATGAAACTCATCAAGAAGATGGGTGACCTTCTGACCAACCTCCGCAGGCTGGCTAGCCCCCAGGCCGCGCTGAGTGAGTATCTCTTCGAAAGGCTCACCCTGAAGCCCGACTAG